Proteins encoded in a region of the Stieleria neptunia genome:
- a CDS encoding CDP-alcohol phosphatidyltransferase family protein: MSARVSHSLIDPIISPKLQSLYPHLGIPSGFPPEGIVLMGHVSAILGAVGLAFSTTYWWAGIIGAAGIVGNHLADCVDGTHARRTGQCRNGGELLDHFTDPLSFAYYLIGIGVACGRLDLAIVAVVCLFAIAVLTNIKAKLVGEFTLSRFGPTEFKTLLSLIGIATAALFWIPQSIVTPGQFLLFTYAALIVAGLVQLPIQLVRSVKEVNQRGAAPDTTEWQLK, encoded by the coding sequence ATGTCGGCACGCGTTTCCCATAGCCTGATCGACCCAATCATTTCACCGAAGTTGCAATCGCTGTACCCTCACCTGGGAATCCCCAGCGGGTTTCCGCCGGAGGGAATCGTCTTGATGGGGCACGTGTCGGCGATCCTCGGCGCCGTCGGGCTCGCGTTTTCAACGACCTACTGGTGGGCCGGCATCATTGGTGCGGCGGGAATCGTCGGCAACCATCTGGCCGACTGTGTCGACGGCACGCACGCTCGGCGGACCGGCCAGTGTCGCAACGGCGGTGAGTTGTTGGATCATTTCACCGATCCGCTTTCCTTTGCCTACTATTTGATCGGAATCGGCGTCGCCTGCGGACGATTGGATTTGGCGATCGTGGCGGTCGTGTGTCTGTTCGCGATCGCCGTGCTGACCAACATCAAGGCAAAGTTGGTGGGCGAGTTTACGCTGTCCCGATTCGGGCCGACCGAGTTCAAGACGCTGTTGAGTTTGATCGGGATCGCCACGGCGGCGTTATTTTGGATTCCGCAATCCATCGTCACCCCTGGACAGTTTCTGCTGTTCACCTACGCCGCGTTGATCGTTGCCGGGCTTGTTCAGTTGCCGATTCAGCTGGTCCGATCAGTCAAGGAGGTGAATCAACGAGGTGCCGCGCCGGATACGACCGAGTGGCAGTTGAAGTGA
- a CDS encoding AMP-binding protein yields the protein MGGWYVLGIIIVSLLLLSALAVFLPRLFVRAIFRPMLALFYRKRVIGLENLPASGGYLIVSNHVSWIDGIVILWMMPRNVRFVVDGSNFGSAFAKWIAAAFDTILMVANPKSIMRALKAAREALKDGDVVGLFPEGTITRTGQLQAFKPGMGKILQGHDAPVVPVYLDGMWGSIFSYSGGKFFFKWPDKFRRRLTLYIGKPLPNDTPIELVRSQVHQLNAKAQTDHRHEFPILAGEVIRAWRHRGKRLQIADSMGTELGGREALTRAFALRRVLRREVLAKHESNVGVFLPPSAGAVIVNVALALDRRVSANLNYTVSSPVINHCIEEIGIQHVLTSERFLSKINIEIDSEIVTAESLKQKVTAADKAIAFVQANLIPAALLRRMLGLHRVKSDDLMTVIFTSGSTGMPKGVMLSQANISHNVDAIKKAIRLNDEDVVLGILPFFHSFGYSVTLWATQVLGPCGVYHFNPLDSRQIGKLAEKYGATVLLATPTFLRSYIRRIKPEQFKTLDTCIVGAEKMPADLFDSFEQTFGLRPVEGYGTTELSPLVSVNIPPSRSPAAYQLDRIEGSVGRPLPGVCAKVISQDSGDEQPAGTDGMLMIAGPNVMTGYAGQKELTEKAIQSGWYNTGDIANIDDQGFIHITGRLSRFSKIGGEMVPHLKVEEEIAKSIAKSPSSESCVNGAANDNGADDENAVTLCVTAVPDSKKGERLIVLHRRLNKDTDQILADLKTAGLPNLFIPSRDAFYEVEQIPLLGTGKLDLKGAKDLALQLATGKSSD from the coding sequence ATGGGTGGTTGGTACGTCTTGGGAATCATCATCGTTTCCCTGTTATTGCTCTCCGCGCTGGCAGTTTTCCTGCCCCGTTTGTTCGTTCGCGCGATCTTCCGGCCGATGTTGGCGCTGTTTTATCGCAAACGTGTGATCGGTCTGGAAAACCTGCCGGCGTCGGGCGGCTATCTGATCGTCAGCAATCACGTGTCGTGGATCGATGGCATCGTGATCTTGTGGATGATGCCCCGCAACGTCCGATTTGTCGTCGACGGCTCCAATTTCGGTTCGGCATTTGCCAAGTGGATTGCCGCCGCCTTTGACACGATCTTGATGGTCGCCAATCCGAAATCGATCATGCGGGCGCTCAAGGCGGCACGCGAGGCTCTCAAGGACGGCGACGTGGTGGGGCTGTTCCCCGAAGGCACGATCACCCGGACCGGGCAGTTGCAAGCGTTTAAACCGGGCATGGGCAAGATTCTGCAGGGGCACGACGCGCCCGTGGTTCCCGTTTACCTGGACGGCATGTGGGGCAGCATCTTCAGCTACAGCGGCGGAAAATTTTTCTTCAAGTGGCCCGACAAGTTTCGCCGTCGATTGACGCTTTATATCGGCAAACCGCTCCCCAACGACACGCCGATTGAACTGGTCCGTTCGCAAGTCCATCAGCTGAACGCCAAGGCACAAACCGACCATCGGCATGAGTTCCCGATCCTGGCCGGCGAAGTGATCCGGGCCTGGCGACATCGTGGAAAGCGGCTTCAAATCGCCGATTCGATGGGGACCGAACTGGGCGGCCGCGAAGCGCTGACGCGGGCCTTCGCATTGCGACGTGTCCTGCGCCGCGAGGTTCTTGCCAAACACGAATCAAACGTCGGTGTCTTCCTGCCGCCCAGCGCCGGCGCGGTGATCGTCAACGTCGCCCTGGCCTTGGACCGCCGTGTCTCGGCAAACCTGAATTACACCGTTTCCAGCCCCGTCATCAATCATTGCATTGAAGAAATCGGTATTCAGCATGTCCTGACCAGCGAACGATTCCTCAGCAAAATCAATATCGAGATCGATTCGGAGATTGTAACGGCCGAATCGCTCAAGCAAAAAGTCACCGCGGCAGACAAAGCGATCGCGTTTGTCCAGGCCAACTTGATTCCGGCCGCGTTGCTGCGGCGGATGCTGGGTCTGCACCGTGTCAAAAGCGATGACCTGATGACCGTGATCTTTACCAGCGGTTCGACCGGCATGCCCAAGGGCGTGATGCTCAGCCAGGCCAATATCAGCCACAACGTTGACGCGATCAAGAAAGCCATTCGCCTCAATGACGAAGATGTCGTGCTGGGCATCCTGCCGTTCTTCCACTCGTTCGGGTACAGCGTCACGCTGTGGGCGACCCAGGTCCTGGGACCGTGCGGCGTTTACCATTTCAACCCGCTCGACTCGCGGCAGATCGGCAAACTGGCCGAAAAGTACGGTGCGACGGTCTTGCTCGCCACGCCGACGTTTTTGCGGAGCTACATCCGCCGGATCAAACCGGAACAATTCAAGACCCTGGACACCTGCATCGTCGGCGCCGAAAAGATGCCGGCCGACCTGTTCGATTCCTTCGAACAGACCTTCGGCCTGCGTCCGGTCGAAGGCTACGGGACGACGGAACTGAGCCCCCTGGTTTCGGTCAACATCCCGCCGAGTCGTTCTCCGGCCGCCTACCAGCTTGATCGCATCGAAGGTTCCGTCGGCCGCCCCCTGCCGGGTGTCTGCGCGAAAGTGATCTCCCAGGACTCCGGCGACGAACAACCCGCGGGCACCGACGGCATGCTGATGATCGCCGGTCCCAACGTGATGACCGGATACGCCGGCCAAAAGGAGCTGACCGAAAAAGCGATTCAGTCGGGCTGGTACAACACCGGTGATATCGCCAACATCGACGACCAAGGCTTCATCCACATCACCGGGCGACTCAGCCGGTTCTCCAAAATCGGCGGCGAAATGGTCCCGCACCTGAAAGTCGAAGAGGAGATCGCCAAGTCGATCGCCAAGTCACCGTCGAGCGAATCGTGTGTCAACGGAGCCGCAAACGACAATGGAGCTGACGATGAAAACGCAGTGACGCTCTGTGTCACCGCCGTCCCCGACAGCAAGAAGGGCGAACGCCTGATCGTGCTGCACCGTCGCTTGAACAAAGACACGGACCAGATTTTGGCCGACCTCAAAACCGCCGGACTGCCCAATCTGTTCATCCCGTCGCGGGATGCGTTTTACGAAGTCGAACAAATCCCCTTGCTCGGCACCGGAAAACTGGACCTCAAGGGCGCCAAAGACCTGGCGCTGCAACTGGCGACTGGGAAATCGAGTGATTGA